A region from the Perca fluviatilis chromosome 16, GENO_Pfluv_1.0, whole genome shotgun sequence genome encodes:
- the exoc3l2a gene encoding tumor necrosis factor alpha-induced protein 2, with product MPILKKLPGRSKSCHEFPRGNGELILPRLDLNDLNDLNDLKELNDLKDLNKNLNPFEDVDLYEEERNGGDMGLIMGEGRGNLQLRSSRDGEEEENEVNAERHGAGNPKGKPLRGTLERICGVSPLKTLGKLGKGLRISGRNVWGNNSPHYSPGNSNSLPPEREKRKGLRRGSEGIMTLLRFTGGRRKEERRESLPCGNLSTDSEAEASRRPSFLRMVSLGKLKRESMSDKASQEAEEETEEEEPVVKTREPLSVLEILQLVNNRDLLLADTHIQELERECELLSLIPTTATSTLTPTFSPSTPPGMIPLSSSSLDESNATLDSGLRKAKDVELLYEALQREMWDVVRESLRQPSAGPNLGLVVLVIQQEEHADATWALKEETKPEREGPQIQPSHRPRRLKMKWRQAVMEAADWSLPHQVDTQAGQLASYLERLRGRMVDDLDAARRNAVSIYPEEFAAFQVYVDSYHRAVAKRLRAITSGPLQITDVYSLLDWFYNIYNRDVLGTISTTAAINYATLEPILPQDTVDRLEQDCISIVRENVTIELIQVLDEEERRWAQTLHIEEYQSHLARSVIQRLKVDLDRSTSVNQFLGARVARCSLIGLADFLYNFQRKVEMFHETQAEFGDRGDGYVSRTIALVNCCPPLRTLVERCRQCDPQGSEESVQRANSSLDRIINQSVRVLTDRLFEHIRPFFDKLIKRKWLNNTEAFEAIEASIKQHFKKFRRMDPPPYQTLVGEVHRRVLVEYVRAIMRGRVICTSSKMRKRMAFRLQDEAKQLKGLFKDLESSSSWLDSIICHLADVILLEDTPSIQMEVAVLVKEFPDIRKKHVSTLLNIRGMMRQAERQEILNIVKDFECRNALMCRDHALFSDIPITSEVHCISLGLLRLAMTVSNWFSEHRPRRNRRASSRNEKPQPAESQNMEDINKLHRED from the exons ATGCCCATTCTGAAGAAGCTCCCGGGACGGTCCAAGAGCTGCCACGAGTTCCCCAGAGGGAACGGGGAACTGATCCTGCCCCGGCTGGACCTGAACGATCTCAACGATCTCAACGATCTGAAGGAGCTGAACGACCTGAAGGATCTGAACAAGAACTTAAACCCCTTCGAGGATGTGGACCTgtatgaggaggagaggaacgGAGGGGACATGGGCCTCATCATGGGGGAGGGCAGGGGCAACCTTCAGCTCAGGTCCTCCCGAGacggagaagaggaggaaaacgAGGTGAACGCAGAGAGGCACGGGGCAGGGAATCCTAAAGGCAAGCCCCTCAGGGGGACACTGGAGCGGATCTGTGGCGTGTCGCCCCTCAAAACCCTCGGGAAGCTGGGAAAGGGGCTGCGCATATCGGGACGCAATGTGTGGGGGAACAACTCTCCTCACTACAGCCCAGGGAACTCAAACAGTCTCCCaccagagagggagaaaaggaaAGGACTACGCAGGGGCTCTGAAGGAATTATGACCCTGCTCCG CTTTACAGGAGGTCGTCGTAAAGAGGAGCGCAGAGAGAGCCTGCCCTGCGGAAACCTGAGCACGGACAGCGAGGCGGAGGCTTCCAGACGGCCCTCCTTCCTCAGGATGGTGAGTCTGGGCAAGCTGAAGAGGGAGTCCATGTCAGACAAGGCGTCccaggaggcagaggaggaaacagaggaggaggagccggTGGTCAAAACCAGAGAGCCCCTCTCAG TACTGGAGATCCTACAGTTGGTCAACAACAGGGACCTTCTCCTGGCcgacacacacattcaggagCTGGAGCGAGAGTGTGAGCTGCTGTCTCTCATTCCAACCACAGCTACTTCCACCCTTACTCCTACCTTTTCTCCCAGCACCCCTCCTGGCATGATCCCTTTATCGTCCTCATCCTTAGACGAGTCCAATGCAACCCTGGACTCAGGCCTGCGGAAGGCCAAGGATGTGGAGCTCCTGTATGAGGCTCTGCAGAGGGAGATGTGGGACGTGGTGCGGGAGTCCCTCCGCCAGCCCAGCGCTGGTCCCAACCTGGGGCTGGTGGTGCTGGTCATCCAACAGGAGGAGCATGCTGATGCTACCTGGGCCCTGAAAGAGGAAACCAAGCCAGAGCGAGAGGGCCCCCAGATCCAGCCCAGCCATCGTCCCCGCCGACTTAAGATGAAGTGGAGGCAGGCTGTGATGGAGGCTGCAGACTGGAGCCTGCCACATCAGGTAGACACTCAGGCGGGCCAGTTGGCCTCATACCTGGAGCGCCTGAGGGGTCGAATGGTGGACGACCTGGATGCAGCCAGGAGGAATGCTGTATCCATTTACCCAGAGGAGTTTGCTGCCTTCCAGGTGTATGTGGACAGTTACCATCGCGCCGTAGCCAAACGTCTTCGGGCCATCACCAGCGGCCCGCTGCAGATCACAGACGTCTATTCTTTACTGGACTGGTTCTACAACATCTACAACAG GGATGTCCTAGGAACCATTAGCACAACCGCCGCCATCAACTATGCCACACTGGAGCCCATTCTGCCCCAAGACACAGTGGACAGGCTGGAACAGGACTGCATCAGTATCGTCAGG GAGAACGTGACAATAGAGCTGATCCAGGTTCTGGATGAAGAGGAGAGGCGATGGGCCCAGACTCTGCACATAGAGGAGTACCAGTCCCACCTAGCACGCTCAGTCATCCAG AGGTTGAAGGTGGACTTGGACAGATCTACATCTGTGAACCAGTTTCTAGGTGCGAGAGTGGCTCGCTGTAGTCTCATTGGACTGGCTGATTTTCTCTACAA TTTCCAGAGGAAGGTGGAGATGTTTCATGAGACTCAGGCAGAATTTGGAGACCGAGGGGACGGATATGTTTCCAGGACCATAGCTCTGGTCAACTGCTGCCCTCCTCTCAG AACCTTAGTGGAGCGCTGCAGGCAGTGCGACCCACAGGGCAGCGAGGAGTCCGTGCAGCGAGCCAACTCCTCCCTGGACAGGATCATCAACCAGTCAGTGAGGGTGCTGACTGACAGACTGTTTGAACACATCAGG CCTTTCTTTGACAAACTGATAAAGAGAAAATGGCTGAACAACACAGAGGCCTTTGAGGCCATTGAAGCCAGCATTAAACAACACTTCAAGAAGTTCAGAAGGATGGACCCTCCGCCTTACCAG ACGCTGGTGGGAGAGGTGCACCGGCGGGTCCTGGTGGAGTATGTCCGAGCCATCATGCGGGGGCGGGTCATCTGCACATCCTCCAAGATGAGAAAGAGGATGGCTTTCCGCTTGCAAGATGAGGCCAAACAGCTGAAAGGACTTTTTAAGGATCTG GAATCCAGTTCATCCTGGTTAGACAGCATCATCTGCCACCTGGCTGACGTCATTCTCCTGGAGGACACCCCCTCCATCCAGATGGAGGTGGCTGTCCTGGTGAAAGAGTTTCCAGATATACG GAAGAAGCACGTCTCCACCCTGCTGAATATAAGAGGGATGATGCGGCAGGCCGAGCGCCAGGAGATCCTCAACATTGTCAAAGACTTTGAATGCAGAAATGCCCTCATGTGCAGGGACCACGCCCTATTTTCCGACATCCCCATCACCTCGGAGGTGCACTGCATCAGCCTGGGTCTCCTCCGCCTCGCCATGACCGTCTCCAACTGGTTCTCAGAGCACCGTCCCAGGCGAAACCGCAGGGCAAGTAGCAGGAATGAAAAACCTCAACCTGCAGAGAGCCAGAACATGGAAGACATAAATAAACTTCACCGAGAAGACTAG